GCCGCTGCCGTTGTTGGCCGCCGCCGAGGCGTACTCGTAGACCACCTGGCTGATGCCGTGGGGCCCGGGGTTGCTGATCCCCGCCAGCTCCGTCGCTCCGGCCATGGTCAGGGCCGCGGGCAGCAGCACGAACACCGGGTGGATCAGCAGGATCAGGCTGCTCCACACCACCTCCGCCTTCTCCACCTTGCGGCCCAGGAATTCCGGGGTGCGGCCCACCATCAGGCCGGTGAGGAACACCGCCAGCACCATGAACACCAACAGGTAGGCGATGCCGGTGCCCTGGCCGCCGAAGACCACCTGCAGGAACAGGTTGAACAGGGCCACCAGGTTGGAGAGCGGCAGCAGCGAATCCATGGCGCCGTTGACCGCCCCCGTCATCGAGCCGGTGGTGAGGACGGCCCAGAACGCCGTCAGCCCGGCGCCGAAGCGCAGCTCCTTGCCCTCCAGGTTCGCTCCGCTGATCCAGGCCGCCAGTGCCGGGTTGCCCCCCTGCTCGGCGGCCATCGCCAAGGCGGACCCGATGGCCAGCAGCGCCGTGACCAGCAGCAGCAGCAGTGTGCTCTGGCGGCGATTGCCCAGAAAGCGCCCGAAGGCGTCGATGCTGGCGGCCGGGATGGCCAGCATCGCCCAGCAACTCAGCAGGTTGGTGAAGCCGTCGGGGTTCTCGAAGGGGTGGGCGGAGTTGGCCCCGTAGAAGCCGCCGCCGTTCTCACCCAGCTGCTTGATGGCCTCGAACAGGGCCACCGGGCCGCGGATCAGCAGCTGGCTGCCCCCCTCCAGGGTGGTGATCCGCAGGGGATCGGCCAGGGTCATCGGTACGCCGCAGAACAGCAGCGGCACGGCGAGCAGCAGGCTGCCGGGGATCAGCACCCGGGTGAGGGAGCGCACCAGCTGGCGATGGAAGTTGCCCAGGGGCAGGCCGCACAGGCCGCGCACCACCGCAAAGCCCACCGCCAGGCCGCTGGCCGCCGAGACGAACATCAGGAACTGGATCACCCCCAGCTGGGCGAAGGTGCCCAGGGTCTGCTCAGGCACGACGTGCTGCTGGTCGGTGTTGGTGAGGAAGGAGAGGCTGGTGTGCAGGGCCAGGTCCCAGCGCAGGCCCGGCCAGCCCAGGGGGTTGAGCCAGGCGGGCTGGAAGGCCAGCAGCAGGAAGGCCAGGCCGCCGAAGCAGGCGTTGGCGACCAGGAAGGGCTGCAGGTAGGCCCAGGCGGTGGCCGCCGGCTGGCCCCGGTCCCCGATCCAGCGCAGCAGGGCCGTCTCCAGCGGCAGCAGCCAGGGGTCCCAGCCGGGCTGGGGGCGGTCATCAAAGACCTGCCAGAGGTGGCGGCCCAGGGGGAAGGCCGTCAGCACCGCCACCGTCAGGGTGAGGGCGGCCAGAAACCAGGGGAGCATCGAAGGGCTGTCCTGTGGTGGCGACCACCCTCCCGCCAGCGGGGCGGCCGCCGCAACTGACGAAAGGCAGGGGTGGGGGCCCAGCTGGAGCAACTGCGGCCGCTTCAGGCGCCGCCGCAGCGGTGCTGGCTGTCCGGCAGGGTCCAGGTGCCGCCGGTGCGTAGATTGCGGGCCCGATAGACGCGGCCGCGCCCGTCGCCGCGGGGAGCCCCGCTGCAATCCGGCACGAAGGTCAGACAGAGTTCCACCGGATCCCCTGCCCGGCTGCCGTGGATCGCCGGCACCATGTCGTAGGAGACCTGGTAGCCCCCGTTGGTGTAGCTGACGGCGGAGCCGGAGCCGGCGATGGGGATCTGCACGCCGTTGGCGTCAGCGGCACTCAGCCGGTAGTGGATCTCCCGGATGAAGGTCGGACGGCACTCGCCGAGGCGGCGGGGCAGGGGCGCGGCGGGGGCGGGGGTGACCGGCAGCAACAAGGCGGCCGCCAGCAGGGCCGGCCAGCGGCGGCAGTTCCTGGCCATCAGCGCAACGGTCCTGGCGGTCCCCCGGTTGTAGGGCGCCCGCCGCGGCCTGTCAGCGGTGGCCCCCGCCGGCCCGGCCCATTCGCAGGGCGGAAGCCAGCAGGGCTTCGGCGGCCCGCCGGGCATCGGCGCCGGCCAGGGGAGTCCGCTGCAGGAAGGCCACCACCAGGGCGCCTTCGAACAGCAGCTGCAGCTGGCGGGCCAGACCATCGGGGTCGGCGACGGCGAGGTCGCGGCAGAGCCCTTCCAGCAGGCCGCGGCACTCCCCCTTGAAGGCCTCGGCCGCCTGCCGGGGCAGATCCTCCGCAGCGGGGTACTCGCTGGCGGCCTTGATGAACAGGCAGCCATGGAACTGCGGCGAGCGCACCGCCTGCTCGAGCCAGTCGAACACCGCCAGCAGGCGCGTCCCGGGGTCCTCCGGCGCCGCGGCGATTCGCTCGGCGAGCCCTGCGGCGATGGCGTTGCCGCGGCGTTCCAGCACGGCGGCGATCAGCTCCTCCTTGGATCGGAAGTGCTTGTAGAGGGTCATCTTGGCCACGCCGGCCTCAGCCAGCACCGTGTCGATGCCCACGGCCCGGTAGCCCTGGCGGGCGAAGAGCCCTTCGGCCGTGTCCAGCAGCGCGTCCCGCTTGGCGGAGGACCTGGTGGTGGCGCCGCTCGCTGGCATGGAGTCCGCTGCAGTCCGACCAATCTAGTGAGTAGACAGAAAGGTCTGCTACCTTTAGATGCGCAGACCGGTCTGTCTACTCAGGCCGCTCGCATCCCCGGCCCCCACCCCCTCGCCCCGATGCTCAAGCTCCACGGCCACGAACTCTCCGGCAACAGCTACAAGGTGCGCCTGCTCCTGGAACTGCTCGGGCTCGACTACGACTGGGTCCGCGTCGATCTGATGGCCGGCGAGCACAAGGGGGAGGCGTTCCTCGCCATCAATCCCTTCGGCCAGGTGCCCGTGCTTCAGGAGGACGGCATCACGCTCTCCGACGCCCAGGCGATCCTCTTCTTTCTGGCGGCCCGCCAGGGGGACGGACGGTGGCTGCCCGCCGATCCCCTGGGCCAGGCCCGGGTGGTGCGCTGGCTCTCCACCGCGGCCGGTGAGGTGCGCCAGGGGCCGGAAAGCGCCCGGCTGCACCATCTGTTCGGCGTCAAGGCGATTCCGATCGAGCGGGCCACCGAGAAGGCCGGCTTCCTCCTCGACCAGCTGGAGCGGCACCTGACCCCGCGGCTGTGGCTGGAGTTCGAGCGCCCCACCATCGCCGACATCGCCGTCTTCCCCTACGTAGCCCTCGCCCCGGACGGCGGCATCGATCTGGCCCCCTACCCCCGGGTGCGGGACTGGATCGGGCGGATCAAGGCGCTGCCGGGCTACGTGCCCATGAAGGGCCTGGAGGCCTGAGCGGAGCCATCCCCCATGAGCCAGCACTACCTGCATCGCCATCTCACCCCCGCCGTGGGCGAGGCCCAGCTCCAGGCCTATGGCCAGAGCCAGGGCGTGCCCCCGGCCGCGGCGTCCGATCGCCTCAGTGCCAGGGAGATCGCCTTCATCAGCGCCCGCGACAGCTTCTATCTGGCCAGCCTCACCGAAGCGGGTGCCCCCTACCTGCAGCACCGGGGCGGGCCGGTGGGCTTCCTGCGGGTGCTCGACGAGCGCACCCTGGGGTTCGCCGATTACGGCGGCAATCGCCAGTTGCTCACCGCGGGCCATCTGCGCCGCGATCCGCGGGTGGCGCTGTTCCTGATGGATTACCCAGCCCGTCGCCGCCTCAAGATCGACGGGGAAGCGGAGGTGGTGCCCCTCGCTGATGCTCCTCAGCTGGCGGAGCAGCTGGGACCGCAGGCGGCAGGGGAAGTGGAGCGTCTGTTCCGCATCCGGGTCGAGGCCTTCGACTGGAACTGTCCGCAGTTCATCACGCCGCGGTTCACTGCAGCGGAGCTGGAAGCCCGGCTGCGGCCGCTGCATGAGCGGATCGCTGAGCTGGAGGAAGAGCTCCATGGGCAGCGCCGACTTCGCTCATGACGCCCCTTCTCCGCCGCGCTGGGGAAAGGACACATCCAGCACCAGGCAGCCCTCGTCGCTGCGAAAAGGGCCATGCACCTCCCCCGGCGGCCGGCTGGCGTAGTGCCCCGTCTCCAGCCACAGCCCAAAGGCCCCATCGAACAGGCGCCCGCTGACGATGAAGATCTCCTCGGGGAAGGGGTGGGCCTTGCCCCCGAAGGCGGCGGTGTCGGCACCGGGCAGGAAGCGGGTGAGACGGGTGATCTCCCCGGTGGCCGGATCCTCGCTGAGCACCAGTTCCTGCACCTGGCCCTCCAGCCCCTCCAGCCAGCGCCAGCGATGGGCCTGCTCCGGCACCAGCGGATTCCAGTAGGTGCAGGTGGTCTTGCTCATGGTGGGGTGAGGTGGGCGTCGACCAGGGGCGCCAGCCGCCCGGCGTGATGCCGGCCGAGATCATGGTCGCCGCCGTTGATCACGTGCAGACGGGCATCGGGCAACAACATGGCTAGACGCTCCCCGGCGGCCACCGGGCTGAACGGGTCGGCATCGCCCCACAGCAGCAGCGTGGGTGCCGTGACTTCCGCGAGGCGCCCGGAGAGGTCCGTCGTTTCCGTGGCGAACCAGTCGGGGAGGTGGGACAGGCTGGTGCGGAAGCCCCCCCGCCAGTCGGCGGCCCCCAGCTCGGCCATCGGCAGGCCGCCGGAGGTGGCGCAGAGCACCAGGTGCGTCACCCACCGGGGCCGGGCCAGGGCGGCCTGCAGGGCCAGGACCCCGCCCATCGACTGGGCGATCAGGGCGCAGGGGCGATCCAGCGGCTCCAGCACCAGGGCCAGCAGATCCTCGAATCCCTGGACCCCCGGCCGGGGCGGGGTGTCGCCGAAGCCCGGCCAGCCCAGGTGCCGCCGCTCGGCGGCGCAGGCCAGCCGCTGCTCCAGGGGACGCCAGAAGGCCGTGTCGCCCGAGGCGCCGGGGAGGAACAGCAGCCGCTCGGGCAGTCCCCTCAAGGCTGATCGGCCTCCACGCCCACCAGGGCCGCACTCGCCTCCCAGAGTCGCCGGGCCAGATCAGGGTCCTGGCCTTCGGGGCTGGTGGCGGTGGCCTCAAACACATGCCGTCCTGGAGCCGTGACGCGGTTGCGGAGGTGGGTGAAGCCGCCGGTGGCGTAGGCGTCATCGACGGCCAGGGCGGCCAGCAGGACACCGGCGTTCTCGACGCTTTCGGTGAGGCGCAGCAGCGAGCGCGCCAGGAGGGCGAACAGCCGCTGCCCCAGCTCGTTGGACTGGCGGCTGTAGCGCCAGAAGCCGCCCGTGCTGGTGGGCGGGATCACCAGCCCCGGGCTCCAGGCGATCACCGGAGCGGGCGTTCCCTGGGCCTCCAGCCGCCGGGCAAACTCCCGGGCGAACAGGACGTTGCAGAGCTTGCTGTCCTTGTAGGCCTTGTCGGCGTTGAAGCGGTCACCGTTCACCATCGTGGTGCGCTGGCCCGGCACCAGGCCCGCCAGCTCACCGAGCCCCGCCGGGGCCCCCACCTTGCCCCCCGCGGTGGCCGGGTCGTGCACCTCGCTGGCGGTGACCACCAGCCGGGGGGATCGACCTGCCGCGAGCAAGGGCCAGAGCTGGTGGGCCAGCAGGACATGGCCCAGATGGTTCACCCCGAAGCTGAGCTCATGGCCCTGGGCGGTGCGGCGCGGCTCGGCGGCGCCGGCGTACTGCAGGCCGGCATTGAGCACCAGGGTGTCGATGGGGGTCCCCCGGGCCCGCAGGGCGGCGCCGCAGGCCCGCACGCTCTCCAGATCCGCCAGGTCGCACACCGCGGTGGCGGGGGGTGTGCCGGCGCCGGCCCGCTCCAGCACCCGGCGACCGGCCGCCTCGGCGCTGGCCCGGTCCCGGCATGGCAGGGTGAGCCGGTGGCCGGCCCGGCAGAGGATCACCGCCGCCTCGAAGCCGATGCCCGAGTTACCGCCGGTGAGGAGGATGTGGCGCGCTGCAGCCAAGGGCGGACTCCTGGGGGTGCCGGAAGGGTGCCGAGCGGGGAAAGGCTACGGACCCTTGGCCCTCGGCCGGCGGCTGCGGCCCTACCAGAGTGACCCCTGTGGTCCGACCCCCCCGACGGGTCTTCCTGGCGCTGGCGACGGCCGCGGGCCTGGCGGCGGCCATCGGCGCCGGGGGTGTGAACCAGCTCCGCCAGCAGCGACGGGGCTGGTGACGGCAGCGTCCTGGCCGGCGATCCGGCCGACACGGGTGCCACTGATCAGAACAGCTTGAACAGGTTGAAGCCCCCACCTTTGGGGGCAGGCTCCTCCTGGCCTGCGCCGGAGCCCGGATCAAGGCGCTCCATGCCGTCCCCCAGCAGCCGGGTGGCGGTGGAGCGGCGCTCCAGGCTGAGCCGCCAGGCGGGGCTGCCCTGGGGGCTGCTCAGCAGCAGCGTGTCGCCGTAGGCGGTGAAGGTCACCATCGCCGCCCCCATGGCCGCCATGGCCTGGGCGCTCACCGCGCAGGTGGTCCGCTCCGGGGCCAGCAGCACGCCGCGCTGCACCAGCCGGACCGCTTCCGGGGCCCGCAAGGCATCCGGCACGCCGCTGTCGGCCATGGGCAGCTCGCTGGAGGTCCACATCACGATGTCGCCCTCCTGGCGACCCATGCCCGTGGCCGTCGCCTGGTAGCCGAGGGCGGTGGGGATGGCCGGCCAGCTCAGCCGCTGGGCGCTGCCGGCCGGGGTGCTCGTCAGCTTCACCGGGGCCAGGAAGTCGTGGCCGCTGCCCACCTGGAAGCGGATCTCCGGGGCGTAGTTGCCGGCCACCACATGGGTCCCCACCAGGGAGGCCTGTTGCGGCACGGCCGGCGCCTCCTCGCCCGCCGGCCAGCGGCCTGTCGTGCCCGCGGGCCCGGCGGCGGTTCCCAGCCGCTTCAGGCCCGACAGCGCCTGGCGTCGCTGCTCCTTGGACAGTCCCTGCATGGTGATGATCTCGGGCTGGCCGGCGCCGGCGCTCTCGGCGCAGCCGCGGAAGATCAGCAGCCGGCCCTTGGCCTCGGGGATGTCCTCCTCCTTCCACTCCCGGCCGGGCTGTCCAGGGCTATCGGTGCCGCTCTTCAGCGGCAGGGCCGTCCCCATCGCCATGGCCGCCGGGATACGGTGCTCCGCCGTGGGGTTGGCGGCGGTCTGCGGGGACTGCAGCCGCAGCTCCAGCTGGCGACTGGTGGCGCCTATCGCCGGCCGGCCCCCCAGCATCATCTGCAGCATGCCGGCACCGCCCATCGCCCCCATCCCGGCCGTGGTGGTGGCCTCGATCGTGTAGGTGGCGATCGGCGTCGCCGGCCTGGCCCCCGGTTGGGCAGCCGCCGCCAGGGACGGCAGGACCTGGTCGGTGCCGAGCAGAAGAACGAGCGGTGCGGCCGCCTGCCAGGACATCCGCGGACCAGCACCCATGACGTCCATGCCGTTGGAGGGACGCACAATCTATGGGCCGCCGCCCCGGACAGGTAGACAGCGGGGCGCCCGCCGACCCTGCGATGGACTCCCCCGCCCCGTCCCCTCTCCAGCGCATCGACCAGGACCTCTTCGATGCGGTGGCCGCCGCCGCCGCCGACTCCCCCCGCCGGCGCCGCAACCACAACTTCCACGCCCCCACCGACCGGGTGCAGCGGTTTCTCAATGTGCTGCAGCCCGGCACCTACGTGCGGCCCCATCGCCACCGGCGTGCGCAGCCCGGCGAGGGTTTCGAGTGCTTCCTCGTGCTGCAGGGGGCGGTGGGGCTGCTGCTGCTCGATGCCAAGGGGCGGGTGCTGCAGCGGGAGCGGATCAGCGCCGCAGGCCCCCTGCGCGGCATCGAGCTGGCCGAGGGCGTCATCCACACCCTGGTGGCCCTCTCGCCCGATGCCGTGATGATGGAGATCAAGCAGGGGCCCTACGAGCCCGCCGCCGACAAGGACTTCCTGGCTGGATTCCCCCTTGAGGGAAGCGAGGCCGCAGCGGAGCAGGAGGCGGCCTGGCGGACCCTGTTCGGGGCCGGCGACGACCACCCCCTACCCTGAGCGCCCGGCCCCTCGCCGTGAATCACGCCGGAGTCCGGGGCGGGGGGATCAGGCCAGATCGGCGCGGCGGCAGAAGCTGCAGTGGCCCCAGCGGGCCATCTCGCCGGCCGGCGCCGGCCGGCCGCAGGCGGGGCAGTCGGCCAGGCCGTGCACGTCGCAGCGGCTGGGATGGACGGCCCACACCTCCGCCTCGCTGAGGCTCCCCGGCGTGGCGGGGGCGCCGGGGTGGTGCTGCTGCACCCGCACGTCCCGGACGCTGAAGCCGGCGCCGCGCAGCGAGCCCAGCAACTGGTGGCGGTTGTACTGGAGGGCCTGCAGCCAGGGCCCCGGCGCCGCGCCCACCGTGAGCAGCCCCCCCTGCAGCTGCAGGGGACGGCAGTGGGGGGCCAGCTGGGGCCCGGCGATCCGCGGCCAGTCCCGCCACAGGGCGGCCAGATGGCCCTCGCGGCGCCAGTCCTGCTGGAGGCTGTCCAGGCAGCTGGCCAGGGCACTGGCCGGTGGCCGGGCGGGTGCCATCAGCAGCGCGACGTTGCCCACCTGCCGCGTCTGCACCGCCTCGACGCGCTGGCGGCGAGAGCCGCCGCGCGAACCGCTGCGGTCGGTGGAGCGGCGCTGGCGGGACCCGGAAGGCTCCATGAACCCACGGTAAGCGGTGCATCGGCTGGTGATCGCAACCGGTTGGCGGGTTGACGGGTTGGCGGGTTGACGGGGCGGGCAGCTGGGCAAGGCTGAGGACCGGAGAACCTTCATCCCCGGGGCAGCGCCATGGCCGGCTACTTCGACGACCCCACCCTGATCCGCCAGGTCCCGGTCCTGCGCGCCGCCTACTCCGACCGCACCGCCTGGCTGCTGGCGGAGATCGCCCGGCTGGTCTACGAGAAGCTGCCCGCCGAGATCAGGGTCGACGCGCTGGTGCACCGGATCCTCGAATCGGCCCGCAGCCAGCGGGGAGAGGCGGTGGTGCGGGCCCTGGTGGCGGCTGCCATCGAGAACGGCCAGACGGTGGACGGGGTGGTGGTGTCGGCGCTGGAGACGGCCGGCTTCGAACTGCTCGAGGGCATCGCCGTGCAGGGAAGCGAAGCGATCCTGGTCCGCCTCAGCCTCCCCTCCGGTCGGGGACCCGACGCCATGCTGGTGCTGGCCTTCAGCGGCACCCAGGTTTCCAGCATCCATGACATCAGTGCCGATCTGCGGGCCCACCTGGTGGCGGCCCCCGGCGGCGGCCGGGCCCACGCAGGTTTTCTTGCCGCCTTCGACAAGGTGCGCGCCCCCCTGGAGGCCGCCCTGGCCCGCCATCCGGGGGTTCCCCTTTACATCACCGGCCATTCCCTCGGCGGCGCCCTGGCCCTGGTGGCCACCCGCTACCTCGGCTCCGACAGCACCGGTGCCACCTACACCTTCGGCTCCCCCCGGGCCGGCGACGACGATTTCTTCGCCCCGATCCGGACACCCATCTACCGGATCGTGAACGCCGCCGACGGGGTGACGCGCATCCCCTTCGGCTACAGCCTGCTGATCCTGCTGAGTCTGATCCGGCTGATTCCGATCAACGGCACCTTCCGGATCGCCGAGTTCCTGCGCCGGAACTTCTTCGGCTACACCCATGCCGGCAGCATCGTGTTCCTCTCCGACGCCGCCAACATCCCGGACGATCAGCAGATCCCCTTCCGGGATCTGAAGGTGGTGATGAGCCCGGAGGCGTTCTGGCGCTTCTGCGTCGTGGTGCGTCGGTTCCTCCTCACCAGGGGCAAGGCGGTGGTCGCCGACCATTCCATGGGCGACTACGCCCTCAAGCTGCAGGCCCACGCCCGGCGCCGCAAAACCTGAGCGCCGCAGGCCCGGGTGTGGGTGCGGCAATCCGCTGATCGGCGGGGAAGACCGGATGGCAGGTTCTGGCTACTCTCAATTCCTGCACTGGCCCCGCCTCCATGGGTTTCTTCGATCGGCTGAGCCGTCTTCTGCGCGCCAACCTCAACGACCTGGTGAGCAAGGCGGAGGATCCGGCCAAGATCCTCGACCAGTCCGTGGCCGACATGCAGGCTGACCTGGTCAAGCTGCGCCAGGCCGTGGCCACGGCCATTGCCAGCCAGAAGCGGCTGCAGAACCAGGCCGAGCAGGCCGAGGCCCAGGCCCGCACCTGGTACGAGCGCGCCGAGCTGGCTCTGAAGAAGGGGGAGGAGGATCTGGCCCGCGAGTCCCTCTCCCGCCGCAAGACCTACACCGACACCGCCACCGCCCTCAACGCCCAGATCAACGGCCAGGCGTCCCAGGTCGAGACCCTCAAGCGCAGCCTCACCGCCCTCGAGGGCAAGATTGCCGAGGCCAAGACCAAGAAGGACATGCTCAAGGCCCGCGCCCAGGCGGCCCAGGCCCAGGAGCAGCTCCAGAACGCCGTGGGCAACCTGAGCACCAACAGCTCCATGGCGGCCTTCGACCAGATGGAGGAGAAGGTGCTCAACATGGAGGCCCGCAGCCAGGCCGCCGCCGAGCTGGCCGGTGCCGACCT
This genomic stretch from Cyanobium gracile PCC 6307 harbors:
- the kdpA gene encoding potassium-transporting ATPase subunit KdpA, whose translation is MLPWFLAALTLTVAVLTAFPLGRHLWQVFDDRPQPGWDPWLLPLETALLRWIGDRGQPAATAWAYLQPFLVANACFGGLAFLLLAFQPAWLNPLGWPGLRWDLALHTSLSFLTNTDQQHVVPEQTLGTFAQLGVIQFLMFVSAASGLAVGFAVVRGLCGLPLGNFHRQLVRSLTRVLIPGSLLLAVPLLFCGVPMTLADPLRITTLEGGSQLLIRGPVALFEAIKQLGENGGGFYGANSAHPFENPDGFTNLLSCWAMLAIPAASIDAFGRFLGNRRQSTLLLLLVTALLAIGSALAMAAEQGGNPALAAWISGANLEGKELRFGAGLTAFWAVLTTGSMTGAVNGAMDSLLPLSNLVALFNLFLQVVFGGQGTGIAYLLVFMVLAVFLTGLMVGRTPEFLGRKVEKAEVVWSSLILLIHPVFVLLPAALTMAGATELAGISNPGPHGISQVVYEYASAAANNGSGMEGLGDGSVWWNLSTSLSLLGGRYLPIAALVLLADGYARKPALPPGPGTLATDTSLFTVVLAVVLLILGALTFFPVLALGPIADALLLAT
- a CDS encoding TetR/AcrR family transcriptional regulator; amino-acid sequence: MPASGATTRSSAKRDALLDTAEGLFARQGYRAVGIDTVLAEAGVAKMTLYKHFRSKEELIAAVLERRGNAIAAGLAERIAAAPEDPGTRLLAVFDWLEQAVRSPQFHGCLFIKAASEYPAAEDLPRQAAEAFKGECRGLLEGLCRDLAVADPDGLARQLQLLFEGALVVAFLQRTPLAGADARRAAEALLASALRMGRAGGGHR
- a CDS encoding glutathione S-transferase family protein, which gives rise to MLKLHGHELSGNSYKVRLLLELLGLDYDWVRVDLMAGEHKGEAFLAINPFGQVPVLQEDGITLSDAQAILFFLAARQGDGRWLPADPLGQARVVRWLSTAAGEVRQGPESARLHHLFGVKAIPIERATEKAGFLLDQLERHLTPRLWLEFERPTIADIAVFPYVALAPDGGIDLAPYPRVRDWIGRIKALPGYVPMKGLEA
- a CDS encoding pyridoxamine 5'-phosphate oxidase family protein; the encoded protein is MSQHYLHRHLTPAVGEAQLQAYGQSQGVPPAAASDRLSAREIAFISARDSFYLASLTEAGAPYLQHRGGPVGFLRVLDERTLGFADYGGNRQLLTAGHLRRDPRVALFLMDYPARRRLKIDGEAEVVPLADAPQLAEQLGPQAAGEVERLFRIRVEAFDWNCPQFITPRFTAAELEARLRPLHERIAELEEELHGQRRLRS
- a CDS encoding cupin domain-containing protein, whose translation is MSKTTCTYWNPLVPEQAHRWRWLEGLEGQVQELVLSEDPATGEITRLTRFLPGADTAAFGGKAHPFPEEIFIVSGRLFDGAFGLWLETGHYASRPPGEVHGPFRSDEGCLVLDVSFPQRGGEGAS
- a CDS encoding alpha/beta fold hydrolase, which produces MRGLPERLLFLPGASGDTAFWRPLEQRLACAAERRHLGWPGFGDTPPRPGVQGFEDLLALVLEPLDRPCALIAQSMGGVLALQAALARPRWVTHLVLCATSGGLPMAELGAADWRGGFRTSLSHLPDWFATETTDLSGRLAEVTAPTLLLWGDADPFSPVAAGERLAMLLPDARLHVINGGDHDLGRHHAGRLAPLVDAHLTPP
- a CDS encoding SDR family NAD(P)-dependent oxidoreductase translates to MAAARHILLTGGNSGIGFEAAVILCRAGHRLTLPCRDRASAEAAGRRVLERAGAGTPPATAVCDLADLESVRACGAALRARGTPIDTLVLNAGLQYAGAAEPRRTAQGHELSFGVNHLGHVLLAHQLWPLLAAGRSPRLVVTASEVHDPATAGGKVGAPAGLGELAGLVPGQRTTMVNGDRFNADKAYKDSKLCNVLFAREFARRLEAQGTPAPVIAWSPGLVIPPTSTGGFWRYSRQSNELGQRLFALLARSLLRLTESVENAGVLLAALAVDDAYATGGFTHLRNRVTAPGRHVFEATATSPEGQDPDLARRLWEASAALVGVEADQP
- a CDS encoding twin-arginine translocation signal domain-containing protein gives rise to the protein MVRPPRRVFLALATAAGLAAAIGAGGVNQLRQQRRGW
- a CDS encoding WbuC family cupin fold metalloprotein, whose amino-acid sequence is MDSPAPSPLQRIDQDLFDAVAAAAADSPRRRRNHNFHAPTDRVQRFLNVLQPGTYVRPHRHRRAQPGEGFECFLVLQGAVGLLLLDAKGRVLQRERISAAGPLRGIELAEGVIHTLVALSPDAVMMEIKQGPYEPAADKDFLAGFPLEGSEAAAEQEAAWRTLFGAGDDHPLP
- a CDS encoding DUF721 domain-containing protein; this translates as MEPSGSRQRRSTDRSGSRGGSRRQRVEAVQTRQVGNVALLMAPARPPASALASCLDSLQQDWRREGHLAALWRDWPRIAGPQLAPHCRPLQLQGGLLTVGAAPGPWLQALQYNRHQLLGSLRGAGFSVRDVRVQQHHPGAPATPGSLSEAEVWAVHPSRCDVHGLADCPACGRPAPAGEMARWGHCSFCRRADLA
- a CDS encoding lipase family protein; this encodes MAGYFDDPTLIRQVPVLRAAYSDRTAWLLAEIARLVYEKLPAEIRVDALVHRILESARSQRGEAVVRALVAAAIENGQTVDGVVVSALETAGFELLEGIAVQGSEAILVRLSLPSGRGPDAMLVLAFSGTQVSSIHDISADLRAHLVAAPGGGRAHAGFLAAFDKVRAPLEAALARHPGVPLYITGHSLGGALALVATRYLGSDSTGATYTFGSPRAGDDDFFAPIRTPIYRIVNAADGVTRIPFGYSLLILLSLIRLIPINGTFRIAEFLRRNFFGYTHAGSIVFLSDAANIPDDQQIPFRDLKVVMSPEAFWRFCVVVRRFLLTRGKAVVADHSMGDYALKLQAHARRRKT
- a CDS encoding PspA/IM30 family protein, encoding MGFFDRLSRLLRANLNDLVSKAEDPAKILDQSVADMQADLVKLRQAVATAIASQKRLQNQAEQAEAQARTWYERAELALKKGEEDLARESLSRRKTYTDTATALNAQINGQASQVETLKRSLTALEGKIAEAKTKKDMLKARAQAAQAQEQLQNAVGNLSTNSSMAAFDQMEEKVLNMEARSQAAAELAGADLESQFAALEGSNVDEELAALKNRLEGGKTPIALPMEGGPAPQLEPVKVAEVNAELEELRQSIDKL